The segment TTGAGATCCCTTTTCGACCAACTCACCCGCGGCATCTTTTCGTCCGTCCCACACCGCAAAGGCGATGCTGATAAATTGCCCCGGTGTAATTTGAACATCTTCATCGGGATGTTCGTTCGAGAGATTGCGGGAAAAGACTATCTTCCAGGTGCCGTTTGAGTAGGCGCCTTTTGCGTTCACGTCTTGATGCACTTGCGGCTTCAACGTGCCGAAGCCTTTCGCACTCATATCGACGGCCTTGTTCGCCTTATTCTTCCAAAACCAAATGTTGACCGGTCCACCTTCCACCTGCAGCATCGGTTGTCCATGGGCAAAATGTGCCTTCTTGTCCCCAACCATGAATTCGAGCGCCGCGCCATCGTCCGGATCTTGAGTGGGATCGGCATATTCCAGGAGAAATGCGACCTGTTTCCCGTCGTGCAACGCACGCACGGACACGTCTTTGACTGTGACTTCTTGAATCCGGTTCGGCCAATGCACCTGTGGCGACATTGGGAAAGACGCCGGTGCCGCGCTGCTCCAGGCTGCGGCGTTTGGATCGTCAAGGGGCAACCCGCCGGTCACGAGCGCGGCCCGAACCGCCACGCTCTCTTGGGCAACGCTGAACGGTGCGCCGCAGAGGACCATGACCACGATTACTGCCGCCCCACCCCGCAGAACCTGCTTCATTATCTGATTCACCGGCTTCATGCTGGCCTCGTTCTCCCTACACCACTCACTCCCTCCACGCTATTCCTCTCCCTTATTCCCAAGTTCGTGGAGATTGATGCGCTCCGTCGTACTCGCCCATGATGATCTTCCAAATCCATTCGTCCGGCAATTCCACTTCCCAACGGGGCATGGCAGACCTCCATGGCGCCCCTTCGATCGGGAGTCCGACGCCGCCCTTTTTAATGCGCCAGAACAAATAGCTTTCTTGCAACATCGCGATCGTCGTCGGATCGGCAAAATTGGCTGGAGCCGGATTGAAGCCCCGGGCGGCTGGTCCCTTGCCATCGAAGTTCCCGCCATGGCAAGGAGAGCAAAAGGCCGCGTAGAACCCCTTCCCCTGCATGATATTTTCAGGGGTTTTGGGAACAGGATTCGACAGCCCTGTGTACTCCCCAGGTGGTGCAGGATGAATCGTTCTGCCTTCCGTTGGTGGAAGATCACTCGATGCGGTGCTGCCGTAGGTTTCCCACCCCATCAGCAGAGGAAACAGAATGAGGACACCGTAGCGAAGCACTTGCAAGCCGCCGCTATTCTCCCCTGTCAGGAACCGTTGCATCGGCCCCCAGAAGGCATCTTTGGATTCTCTGCTCAACGTTTCAAAGATGACGATGCCGGAGGCAGTCAGGAGGAGATAGAGGAAAATCAGGCTGGAGGGGAGGGGCGCCGAGCCCGGTATGTTCGGCAGCACAAACTTCAAGAACAGGTACATGGCTACCATGAGGATGATCGGCTTACCTAGCGCGCCCATACGTTCCTCCCTAGCAGGATGTTGAAAAGGTCCTCCACCAGCTGCGTTCTCACATCGCGCAGAGGCTCAACGTACGACAAAAAGTACGCTTCGCCTCTTTGCTCGTTGCGGTCTTGCTGGAAGGCCATTTTGAACATCCTGACAATGTGCTCATTGATTCCGTGATCCATCGGCGACCAACGAAGATTCCGCTGCTTTGACAGGAGCTGATGGAGCCTGGCCCGGTATTTCGAGTTCCGATGCGCTGATGGAGATCGGCTCCCCGCTCATCTGTTGTAGAAACGCGATGACGGCCAAAATTTCATTCTTCGAGAGTCCGATCGGATCCTTGTTGATAGCGGGCATCGTGGCCGGATATTCCTTCGGCACCCCTCCATGCCGATAGTCCTGATACACGAACGCCTGCGGATCCGTCAAACTTTCATAGAGGAACCCCCGGCTCAATTTTGCACCGATCCCCTTCAAATCCGGGCAACGCGCCGATTCACTTGGGCCAATGGAATGGCACAGAGCACATTGGCCTTTGCTGAAAAACACTGTCTGCCCGATGGCCGCGATGTCGGTCGGGGTCTTGATACTGGCGATGTCGATCTTTTCCTCGGCTGGAGGGAGGGAGGCCATCTGCGGCACTGCGAGGCACGTGAGCGAAAACAACCCAAGCACGATGGCAACAAATCCCGTGACTCTGATAAATGTCGCCTTGATAAAGAGGAGGATCAGAATCCCGAATCCGACAATACCAAGAGCAATCAATTGTAGTTGTGCGACTTCACTCATGGGTCCTCGAATGTTAAGTGCCGAGTGCTCGCCTCGCACGCCTCGCGGACTCGTCGACGCGGGCTGAACGGGCGAAGCGGGCTGAGTGCTGCGTTTTAGACCTAAAACTCACAATTCAAAACTCTCTTCACGGCCTTTGCCGCTCTTCCGGAGCTCCTCCGGCCATCGCCGGAATGCCGTGCGGCAACTCTCCCTTCCCTGTTGGTGCAGCAGCCTTGGCCTTGTCACCCATGGTGGCGACCCAGAAGATGAAGGCCACGAGGATACAGAAGAAAAACGTGCAGAAGCCCATGATCAGCGACGCGCTGCCGAGGGCCGGCGAATAGGCATAGGGCGACGAATCACGCATGACTCCATACACATGCCAATGGACGCGGGACGAGGACCGCGCGTAGCCCATCAGCGCCATGAGGAGGATGATCATGACGGCATTGAGGACCAGGGCATACCCGGCGCGCGGAGGCATGCTGCCCCATACCATCTCCGTCGTCGTCCTGGCACTCTTGAGCAACAGTGCCGTCAACGGCGCGATCGTCA is part of the Nitrospira sp. genome and harbors:
- a CDS encoding ethylbenzene dehydrogenase-related protein; the encoded protein is MKPVNQIMKQVLRGGAAVIVVMVLCGAPFSVAQESVAVRAALVTGGLPLDDPNAAAWSSAAPASFPMSPQVHWPNRIQEVTVKDVSVRALHDGKQVAFLLEYADPTQDPDDGAALEFMVGDKKAHFAHGQPMLQVEGGPVNIWFWKNKANKAVDMSAKGFGTLKPQVHQDVNAKGAYSNGTWKIVFSRNLSNEHPDEDVQITPGQFISIAFAVWDGRKDAAGELVEKGSQKAVSSWWYFRADAPPDYSSYMYAAVAVALALGFQFVLIRKLKKGQ
- a CDS encoding cytochrome c yields the protein MGALGKPIILMVAMYLFLKFVLPNIPGSAPLPSSLIFLYLLLTASGIVIFETLSRESKDAFWGPMQRFLTGENSGGLQVLRYGVLILFPLLMGWETYGSTASSDLPPTEGRTIHPAPPGEYTGLSNPVPKTPENIMQGKGFYAAFCSPCHGGNFDGKGPAARGFNPAPANFADPTTIAMLQESYLFWRIKKGGVGLPIEGAPWRSAMPRWEVELPDEWIWKIIMGEYDGAHQSPRTWE
- a CDS encoding cytochrome c — protein: MSEVAQLQLIALGIVGFGILILLFIKATFIRVTGFVAIVLGLFSLTCLAVPQMASLPPAEEKIDIASIKTPTDIAAIGQTVFFSKGQCALCHSIGPSESARCPDLKGIGAKLSRGFLYESLTDPQAFVYQDYRHGGVPKEYPATMPAINKDPIGLSKNEILAVIAFLQQMSGEPISISASELEIPGQAPSAPVKAAESSLVADGSRNQ